A genomic segment from Yimella sp. cx-51 encodes:
- the ahcY gene encoding adenosylhomocysteinase, translating into MSFDYKVKDLSLAEAGRHQFRLAEHEMPGLMALREEFGDSKPLKGARIAGSLHMTVQTGVLIETLTALGAEVRWASCNIYSTQDEAAAAAVVGPNGTVDNPQGVPVFAWKGETLPEYWECTNEILTWPGGEGPNMILDDGGDATMLVHKGKEWEAAGQVPPTTEDDSEEFGVFKDLVRKTMAEDPQKWTKIAAGIKGVTEETTTGVHRLYELAQSGELLFPAINVNDSVTKSKFDNKYGCRHSVVDGLNRATDVLIAGKTAVVAGYGDVGKGCAAALAGQGARVVVTEVDPICALQAAMEGFQVAKMDDAAEYGDIFVTTTGCYDVITAEHMQKMKNKAIVSNIGHFDNEIDMAGLAKLPGITKVEIKPQVHEWTKEDGNSIIVLSEGRLMNLGNATGHPSFVMSNSFANQTIAQIELFAKAEEYVDDEGKPTVTTLPKHLDEKVARAHLAALGVELTELTKAQAEYLGVDVAGPYKPEHYRY; encoded by the coding sequence ATGTCCTTCGACTACAAGGTTAAGGACCTCAGCCTCGCCGAGGCCGGCCGTCACCAGTTCCGCCTCGCCGAGCACGAGATGCCCGGTCTGATGGCGTTGCGCGAAGAGTTCGGTGATTCCAAGCCGCTCAAGGGCGCTCGCATCGCCGGTTCGCTGCACATGACCGTCCAGACGGGTGTGCTCATCGAGACGCTCACCGCGCTGGGCGCCGAGGTGCGTTGGGCCTCCTGCAACATCTATTCCACCCAGGACGAGGCCGCCGCTGCCGCCGTTGTCGGCCCGAACGGCACCGTCGACAACCCGCAGGGTGTGCCGGTCTTCGCCTGGAAGGGCGAGACGCTTCCGGAGTACTGGGAGTGCACCAACGAGATCCTCACCTGGCCGGGCGGCGAAGGCCCCAACATGATCCTGGACGACGGCGGCGACGCCACCATGCTCGTGCACAAGGGCAAGGAGTGGGAGGCCGCCGGACAGGTGCCCCCCACCACTGAGGACGACTCCGAGGAGTTCGGTGTCTTCAAGGACCTCGTCCGCAAGACGATGGCGGAAGACCCGCAGAAGTGGACCAAGATCGCCGCCGGCATCAAGGGCGTCACCGAGGAGACCACCACCGGCGTCCACCGCCTCTACGAACTCGCACAGTCGGGCGAACTGCTCTTCCCCGCGATCAACGTCAACGACTCGGTCACCAAGAGCAAGTTCGACAACAAGTACGGCTGCCGCCACTCGGTCGTCGACGGCCTCAACCGCGCCACCGACGTCCTCATCGCCGGTAAGACGGCGGTCGTCGCCGGCTACGGCGACGTGGGCAAGGGTTGCGCCGCGGCGCTGGCCGGCCAGGGCGCCCGCGTCGTGGTCACCGAAGTCGACCCGATCTGCGCACTGCAGGCCGCGATGGAAGGCTTCCAGGTCGCCAAGATGGACGACGCCGCCGAGTACGGCGACATCTTCGTCACCACCACCGGTTGCTACGACGTGATCACCGCCGAGCACATGCAGAAGATGAAGAACAAGGCGATCGTCTCCAACATCGGTCACTTCGACAACGAGATCGACATGGCGGGCCTGGCCAAGCTGCCCGGCATCACCAAGGTCGAGATCAAGCCGCAGGTGCACGAGTGGACCAAGGAGGACGGCAACTCCATCATCGTGCTGTCCGAAGGCCGCCTGATGAACCTCGGCAACGCCACCGGACACCCCAGCTTCGTGATGTCCAACTCCTTCGCCAACCAGACGATCGCCCAGATCGAACTCTTCGCCAAGGCCGAGGAGTACGTCGACGACGAGGGCAAGCCCACCGTCACCACGCTGCCCAAGCACCTCGACGAGAAGGTCGCCCGCGCCCACCTCGCCGCGCTCGGTGTCGAGCTCACCGAGCTCACCAAGGCCCAGGCCGAGTACCTCGGTGTGGACGTCGCCGGCCCGTACAAGCCGGAGCACTACCGGTACTGA
- the mtrA gene encoding MtrAB system response regulator MtrA, whose protein sequence is MTPRVLVVDDDPSLAEMLGIVLRGEGMQVAHCATGSGALAAFREAKPDVVLLDVMLPGIDGVEVCKQIRAESHVPIVMLTARTDTTDVVAGLEAGADDYVNKPFKPQELVARVRARLRRGEEADVEPLTMGDISIDVAGHSVTRDGKPISLTPLEFDLLVALARKPWQVFTREVLLEQVWGYRHAGDTRLVNVHVQRLRSKVERDPEHPEIVLTVRGVGYKAGPSA, encoded by the coding sequence ATGACCCCGCGAGTCCTGGTGGTGGACGACGACCCGTCGCTGGCCGAAATGCTCGGCATTGTGCTGCGCGGCGAGGGGATGCAGGTGGCCCACTGCGCCACAGGATCCGGCGCGCTTGCGGCGTTCCGGGAGGCCAAGCCGGACGTCGTGCTGCTCGACGTCATGCTGCCGGGCATCGACGGCGTCGAGGTCTGTAAGCAGATCCGTGCCGAGTCGCATGTCCCGATCGTGATGCTCACTGCTCGCACCGACACCACGGACGTCGTCGCGGGCCTGGAAGCCGGGGCCGACGACTACGTCAACAAACCGTTCAAACCGCAGGAGCTTGTGGCTCGTGTACGTGCGCGACTGCGTCGCGGCGAAGAAGCCGATGTCGAACCGCTGACGATGGGTGACATCTCGATCGATGTTGCCGGTCACAGCGTTACCCGCGATGGCAAGCCAATTTCTTTGACTCCGTTGGAGTTTGACCTTCTCGTGGCGCTTGCGCGTAAGCCGTGGCAGGTGTTCACCCGGGAGGTGCTGCTGGAGCAGGTGTGGGGTTATCGGCACGCCGGCGACACCCGGTTGGTCAACGTCCACGTGCAGCGGTTGCGTTCGAAGGTTGAGCGCGATCCCGAGCACCCCGAGATCGTCCTGACCGTGCGAGGAGTGGGCTATAAGGCCGGACCGAGTGCCTGA
- the mtrB gene encoding MtrAB system histidine kinase MtrB — protein sequence MPDEEPVSGGRRLLAGLWAALRTTLRALGSSWRRSLHTRVVVTTAIAGAVVTLVLGSYMYHRIATGLVESKLASAEAESLSKRADVQSIFASTPNTDLSSLRQLASDMVQQVRSPGDDLSRRVAFMQSLDNSAQPIAKISSPPLKTEMIPDEIRTALRDDPDHQQVQIISVPGSDGAGEVPAVVVGSRVSVPNAGAYDLFFVYPMDAEVSTLNIVKGSFAAGGVALLALLAALAYLVTRMVVTPVRSAAHVSERLTAGALNERMQVKGEDDLARLATSFNAMADSLQRQIRQLEDLSTLQQRFTSDVSHELRTPLTTIRMAVDMIHASRADFSQPVARSAELLSAELDRFESLLTDLLEISRFDAGAGALATSPGDLRVLVDRVVDASSVLAERSGTPIRVLGKRGVLVPMDERRIERILRNLVTNAIEHGERRPIDIEIAANSTAVAVTVRDHGVGLRPGDAVRVFNRFWRADPARARTTGGTGLGLSIALEDARLHDGWLQAWGAPGEGSCFRLTLPRSPGVPIARSPLPLAPDDSQVGRFMPSGNSLTLGNELDAPTSTGGAP from the coding sequence GTGCCTGATGAAGAGCCGGTGAGTGGCGGACGCCGCCTGCTCGCCGGGCTCTGGGCAGCGCTGCGCACAACGCTGCGCGCCCTCGGCAGTTCGTGGCGTCGTTCGCTGCACACCCGCGTGGTGGTCACCACTGCCATCGCCGGAGCGGTCGTGACCCTCGTCCTCGGGTCGTACATGTATCACCGCATCGCCACCGGGCTGGTCGAATCGAAACTGGCCTCCGCCGAGGCCGAGAGCTTGAGCAAGCGGGCCGACGTCCAGAGCATCTTCGCCAGCACCCCCAATACCGACCTCAGTTCGCTGCGGCAGCTCGCCAGCGACATGGTGCAGCAGGTGCGTTCGCCCGGCGACGACCTCTCACGCCGGGTAGCTTTCATGCAATCGCTGGACAACAGCGCGCAGCCGATCGCCAAGATCTCCTCCCCGCCGTTGAAGACGGAGATGATCCCCGACGAGATCCGCACCGCGCTGCGCGACGACCCCGACCACCAGCAGGTGCAGATCATCAGCGTGCCGGGCAGCGACGGTGCCGGCGAAGTGCCGGCCGTGGTCGTCGGATCGCGGGTCTCGGTGCCCAACGCCGGCGCCTACGATCTCTTCTTCGTCTATCCCATGGACGCAGAAGTCAGCACGCTCAACATCGTCAAGGGCAGCTTCGCCGCCGGCGGTGTTGCGCTCCTTGCGCTGCTGGCCGCGCTGGCATACCTGGTCACCCGCATGGTCGTCACCCCGGTTCGCTCGGCCGCCCACGTCTCCGAACGACTGACCGCCGGCGCGCTCAACGAACGAATGCAGGTCAAGGGTGAGGACGACCTCGCGCGGTTGGCGACCTCCTTCAATGCCATGGCCGACAGCCTGCAACGGCAGATCCGCCAGCTCGAAGACCTCTCCACGCTGCAGCAGCGCTTCACCTCCGACGTCTCGCACGAGCTGCGCACGCCCCTCACGACCATCCGGATGGCCGTCGACATGATTCACGCCAGCCGCGCCGATTTCAGTCAGCCGGTCGCACGTTCGGCGGAGTTGCTGAGCGCCGAACTCGACCGTTTCGAGTCGCTGTTGACCGACCTGCTCGAGATCAGCCGGTTCGATGCCGGCGCCGGTGCGCTCGCCACGAGCCCCGGAGATCTGCGGGTGCTGGTCGATCGTGTCGTCGATGCTTCGAGCGTGTTGGCCGAACGCAGCGGCACCCCGATCAGAGTGCTGGGTAAGCGCGGTGTGCTCGTGCCGATGGACGAACGCCGCATCGAGCGGATCCTGCGCAACCTGGTCACCAACGCCATCGAGCACGGTGAGCGGCGTCCCATCGACATCGAGATCGCGGCCAACTCCACTGCAGTCGCGGTCACCGTGCGAGACCACGGTGTGGGCCTGCGACCCGGAGATGCGGTGCGGGTGTTCAACCGCTTCTGGCGGGCCGACCCAGCTCGTGCTCGGACGACCGGCGGTACCGGGCTCGGACTCTCGATCGCGTTGGAGGACGCCCGCCTGCACGACGGCTGGCTGCAGGCGTGGGGCGCGCCGGGGGAGGGTAGTTGCTTCCGACTCACGCTGCCGCGTAGTCCCGGCGTCCCGATCGCCCGATCACCACTGCCGCTGGCGCCGGACGACTCCCAGGTCGGACGCTTCATGCCCTCCGGCAACTCCCTCACGCTGGGCAACGAGCTCGACGCTCCCACCAGCACAGGAGGCGCGCCGTGA
- a CDS encoding LpqB family beta-propeller domain-containing protein, giving the protein MTNRRCTVWTAVVAALVLLTGCAGLPTSSGVRAKQPIADAPTAQPADVEFYGPQSGAGPIDIVKGFLRANGSIKEGFGVAREFLTPEASKRWAPSGRVSINQGERDFVVSDIGPGRVRLTATTWAELDSSGHLKQMVVPSHRTVDIALAKVGGQWRISGLPADFGPYLSTTDFRDRTYAPYTVYLAERRTRTLVPDQQWFPRTGLATALARAVLRGAPEWVSQADGSAPDLNQVPGGTRLAVDAVPVSADGVATVELTDGVRKADSSTRTALWAAMMATLNQVPKVHRVTISVGGARLDDDQLPPAPVLPSDVGYSVAGPSEAGLVTRTAQSLSWRTDGQSRRAPQGNQPPLPALNRNWYLLAADAEGDQVVGVSGDRSSLGRWARGADLYIVPTFGRQLTRPSFDYLDEMWVAGLALSNSGPDREVSSGATIWVMDAKAAPRTARPQVVSAPWLGDSQVLSLKVARDGQRVVLVTRGANGKTKLLMSFVIRDANRQVTALAQPVEVGQSVTDVIDVGWLDEVTLAVIGRIGQSGDQQVIEVPLSGFVNPLGVVQGAQQIVATGRGTGDLFVITNKPGVQERIGGGWRTLPGVTDVIAPGS; this is encoded by the coding sequence GTGACCAATCGCCGTTGCACCGTGTGGACCGCCGTGGTGGCGGCGCTGGTGTTGCTCACCGGCTGCGCCGGGCTGCCGACGTCCAGTGGGGTGCGGGCCAAGCAACCCATCGCCGATGCGCCGACTGCCCAGCCCGCCGACGTTGAGTTCTACGGTCCACAGTCGGGGGCCGGGCCGATTGACATCGTGAAGGGCTTCCTGCGAGCGAACGGAAGCATCAAGGAAGGTTTCGGCGTCGCGCGCGAGTTCCTCACGCCCGAGGCGAGCAAACGATGGGCGCCCAGCGGGCGCGTCTCGATCAATCAGGGCGAGCGCGATTTCGTGGTCAGTGACATCGGCCCCGGGAGGGTGCGGCTGACCGCCACCACCTGGGCCGAACTCGACAGTTCCGGACATCTGAAACAGATGGTCGTGCCGAGCCATCGCACCGTCGACATCGCGTTGGCCAAGGTGGGTGGACAGTGGCGGATCTCCGGCCTTCCGGCCGACTTCGGCCCCTACCTCTCGACGACCGACTTCCGTGATCGCACGTATGCGCCGTACACCGTCTACCTGGCCGAGCGCCGCACCCGAACGCTCGTTCCCGACCAGCAATGGTTCCCACGCACCGGCCTCGCGACCGCGCTGGCGCGTGCGGTGCTCAGGGGTGCGCCGGAGTGGGTGTCGCAGGCCGACGGTTCGGCGCCCGACCTCAACCAGGTGCCGGGCGGCACACGCCTGGCGGTCGACGCCGTGCCCGTGAGCGCGGACGGTGTGGCGACCGTCGAGCTCACCGATGGTGTGCGTAAGGCGGATTCCTCCACCCGCACAGCCCTTTGGGCAGCGATGATGGCCACTCTCAACCAGGTGCCGAAGGTGCACCGCGTGACGATCAGCGTCGGCGGTGCCCGGCTCGACGACGACCAACTGCCGCCCGCACCCGTGCTTCCCTCCGATGTCGGCTACTCGGTGGCCGGGCCTTCGGAAGCGGGGCTGGTGACGCGCACTGCCCAGTCGCTCAGCTGGCGCACGGACGGCCAGAGCCGTCGTGCTCCACAGGGCAACCAGCCACCGCTGCCCGCCCTGAACCGCAACTGGTATCTCCTGGCTGCCGACGCCGAAGGAGATCAGGTGGTCGGGGTCAGTGGTGACCGGTCGAGCCTCGGCCGCTGGGCCCGCGGAGCAGATCTGTACATCGTCCCCACCTTCGGTCGGCAGTTGACACGCCCGAGCTTCGACTACCTGGACGAGATGTGGGTCGCGGGCCTTGCACTGTCCAATTCAGGACCCGACAGGGAAGTGTCCAGTGGCGCGACGATCTGGGTGATGGATGCCAAGGCAGCGCCGCGGACCGCTCGACCACAGGTCGTCTCGGCGCCCTGGCTCGGCGATTCGCAGGTGCTGAGTCTGAAGGTCGCCCGCGACGGACAGCGCGTGGTGCTCGTGACCCGGGGGGCGAACGGCAAGACGAAACTGCTGATGTCGTTCGTCATCCGGGATGCCAACCGCCAGGTGACCGCGCTCGCCCAGCCCGTCGAGGTCGGCCAGTCGGTCACCGATGTCATCGACGTCGGCTGGCTGGACGAGGTGACCCTGGCCGTCATCGGCAGGATCGGGCAGTCCGGTGACCAGCAGGTGATCGAGGTGCCGCTGAGTGGTTTCGTGAATCCGCTCGGTGTCGTGCAGGGCGCCCAGCAGATTGTCGCCACCGGTCGCGGCACCGGCGACCTGTTCGTGATCACCAACAAGCCCGGAGTCCAGGAACGGATCGGCGGGGGTTGGCGCACGCTACCTGGTGTCACCGACGTCATCGCACCGGGTAGTTGA
- a CDS encoding ComF family protein, translated as MGVYQRCAAGVDALLELAAPRQCAGCRRRHERWCAGCASALTALCRGPAYGWVTRDLSGLPAVWSHAVYESVLTRCLPAFKDDDRTDLSAPLAPLLRASVIGVMHQAPQLLEARADSRLLVVCAPSSAASVRTRGRLPLLELTRRALAGGGFTIAAPARLTFRRRVVDQSGLDADQRVSNLAGAMRADRVEGLSCLLLDDVLTTGATLAEATRALRSAGAQHVVAATLATAVRRFEP; from the coding sequence ATGGGTGTCTATCAACGGTGCGCGGCCGGCGTCGATGCACTGCTCGAACTCGCAGCGCCTCGCCAGTGCGCGGGCTGCCGCCGAAGGCACGAACGCTGGTGCGCCGGCTGTGCCTCGGCCCTGACCGCGCTCTGTCGTGGCCCGGCGTACGGCTGGGTGACCCGAGACCTGTCGGGGTTGCCCGCGGTGTGGAGTCACGCGGTCTACGAGTCGGTGCTCACTCGATGCCTGCCGGCGTTCAAGGACGACGACCGCACCGACCTGAGTGCGCCGCTCGCGCCGCTGTTACGTGCATCCGTCATCGGAGTGATGCATCAGGCTCCGCAGCTGCTCGAGGCCCGCGCCGACAGTCGCCTGCTGGTGGTCTGTGCGCCGTCCAGTGCAGCGTCGGTGCGCACACGCGGCCGTCTACCGCTGCTCGAGCTGACCCGTCGTGCCCTCGCCGGCGGCGGCTTCACGATCGCCGCACCGGCGAGGCTGACGTTTCGGCGGCGGGTGGTCGACCAGTCCGGTCTGGACGCCGATCAACGGGTGTCGAACCTCGCTGGTGCGATGCGGGCGGACCGCGTCGAGGGCCTGAGCTGTCTGCTTCTCGACGACGTCCTCACCACCGGCGCGACCCTCGCCGAAGCGACGCGGGCGCTGCGTAGCGCCGGGGCGCAGCACGTCGTGGCCGCCACCCTCGCGACGGCGGTGCGCAGGTTCGAACCATGA
- the hpf gene encoding ribosome hibernation-promoting factor, HPF/YfiA family: protein MEITVTGRHTSVPERFQRHIEEKLAKVNQLDPRVTRCEVVVSHEANPRQAKEAERVEITCYGKRTVIRAEASADEVYAALDLASTRLGERLRRQHDKRRINRGGRKVPKSVHDATAPLAGLDEQPAAATQDDDRPVPESIAKLGGDADCPIELREKTHTDAPMSVDQALNAMELVGHDFFLYHDIDSDKPAVVYRRRGWSYGVITLDVQEAAAETA, encoded by the coding sequence ATGGAGATCACGGTCACCGGACGTCACACGTCGGTACCCGAACGTTTTCAGCGTCACATCGAGGAGAAGCTGGCGAAGGTGAACCAGCTCGACCCGCGCGTCACCCGCTGCGAGGTCGTCGTCTCACACGAGGCGAACCCGCGTCAGGCCAAGGAGGCCGAACGCGTGGAGATCACCTGTTACGGCAAGCGCACCGTGATTCGTGCGGAGGCCAGCGCCGATGAGGTGTACGCCGCGCTCGACCTGGCATCGACCAGGCTCGGCGAGCGATTGCGCCGCCAACACGACAAGCGCCGGATCAACCGTGGCGGGCGCAAGGTGCCCAAGTCGGTGCACGACGCCACCGCGCCGCTGGCCGGCCTTGATGAGCAACCCGCGGCTGCCACGCAGGACGACGACCGTCCGGTGCCCGAGTCGATCGCCAAGCTCGGCGGCGACGCCGACTGCCCGATCGAGTTGCGCGAGAAGACCCACACCGACGCGCCGATGTCGGTCGACCAGGCGCTCAACGCCATGGAACTGGTCGGTCACGACTTCTTCCTCTACCACGACATCGACTCCGACAAGCCGGCCGTGGTCTACCGCCGCCGCGGATGGTCGTACGGCGTGATCACCCTTGACGTCCAGGAAGCCGCCGCAGAGACGGCCTGA
- a CDS encoding winged helix-turn-helix domain-containing protein, whose amino-acid sequence MTETLTKAQARRIALAAQGFHDRRPAPFAATMRHLQRVIDRVGVVQIDSVNVLSRSHYLPFFSRLGPYHTALLDRARDVAPRRVVEYWAHEASLIPSSTWPHLTFRMRRAEAESWGGMQSVARHHPDLVATVEQEVRLRGPLTARQVEAQLAHDVPQVKEHWGWNWSLVKNALEHLFWAGRITSAGRNSQFERRYAAVESTFPISARAAAAPDARPAEHESFIELVRIAARAHGIGSELCLRDYFRLKTSQARPAIEALVTAGELRPVQVRGWNRPAYLHADAARPRKSDAQALLSPFDSLVWQRERAHDLFDFHYRIEIYTPAHLRVHGYYVLPFLYQGELVARVDLKADRQSSVLRAQRISWEPQVPSGAAEALAANLRSMADWLQLTDVFIDVR is encoded by the coding sequence GTGACCGAAACCCTCACGAAAGCGCAGGCCCGGCGAATCGCACTGGCAGCGCAGGGTTTCCACGACCGCCGACCCGCACCTTTCGCCGCGACGATGCGGCATCTGCAGCGGGTGATCGACCGGGTGGGCGTCGTCCAGATCGACAGCGTCAACGTGCTGTCGCGCAGTCATTACCTTCCCTTCTTCTCCCGGCTGGGGCCCTATCACACCGCGTTGCTTGACCGCGCACGCGACGTGGCGCCGCGCCGGGTGGTGGAGTACTGGGCGCACGAAGCCAGCCTCATCCCGTCGAGCACCTGGCCGCACCTGACCTTCCGGATGCGGCGTGCCGAGGCCGAGTCGTGGGGCGGCATGCAGAGCGTCGCTCGTCACCACCCTGATCTTGTCGCGACTGTCGAGCAGGAGGTGCGGCTGCGTGGGCCGCTCACAGCTCGACAGGTGGAGGCGCAACTGGCGCATGACGTCCCGCAGGTGAAAGAGCACTGGGGGTGGAACTGGAGCCTGGTCAAGAACGCCTTGGAGCATCTCTTCTGGGCGGGCCGTATCACCAGCGCCGGACGCAACTCACAGTTCGAACGGCGTTACGCCGCAGTCGAATCCACGTTCCCCATCAGCGCCCGTGCGGCAGCCGCACCAGACGCACGTCCAGCCGAGCACGAGTCGTTCATCGAACTGGTGCGCATCGCTGCCCGGGCGCACGGCATCGGCAGTGAGTTATGCCTCCGCGACTACTTCCGGCTCAAGACCAGCCAGGCCCGCCCCGCGATCGAGGCGCTGGTGACGGCGGGGGAGTTGCGTCCGGTGCAGGTGCGTGGATGGAACCGCCCGGCCTATCTCCACGCGGATGCCGCTCGACCCCGCAAGAGCGACGCGCAGGCGTTGCTCAGCCCGTTCGACTCACTGGTGTGGCAACGAGAACGAGCCCATGACCTCTTCGACTTCCACTACCGGATCGAGATCTACACCCCTGCCCATCTCCGGGTGCACGGCTACTACGTGTTGCCCTTCCTCTACCAGGGCGAGCTGGTCGCACGGGTCGACCTCAAGGCCGACCGTCAGAGCAGTGTGCTTCGGGCACAACGCATTTCGTGGGAGCCGCAGGTGCCTTCCGGCGCAGCCGAGGCGCTGGCGGCCAACCTGCGATCCATGGCTGATTGGTTGCAGCTGACCGACGTGTTCATCGACGTGCGCTAG
- a CDS encoding ABATE domain-containing protein: MRFAHDTEPALRAAVRLVNSAAAPDTLTTLAQLHEFYRSEGYTGRAPRTNADLEQVRAIRPDLRQLLTADRDEAAELVNHILEQVQTQPRLVRHDDLDWHLHVVDDDSPLHVRILVETAMAMIDFIRSDELSRLSVCEADDCEGVVLDLTRNRSKIFCSPTCSNASAVAAYRERQRASARR; this comes from the coding sequence ATGCGCTTTGCTCATGACACCGAGCCCGCCCTTCGCGCGGCCGTCCGGCTGGTCAACAGCGCCGCTGCGCCCGACACCCTGACGACCCTCGCGCAACTGCACGAGTTCTACCGGTCAGAGGGCTACACGGGCCGTGCGCCGCGCACCAACGCCGACCTGGAGCAGGTGCGTGCGATCCGTCCCGACCTGCGCCAACTGCTGACGGCCGATCGCGACGAGGCGGCCGAGCTCGTCAATCACATCCTGGAGCAGGTGCAGACCCAGCCGCGCCTGGTGCGCCACGACGACCTCGATTGGCACCTGCATGTCGTGGACGACGACAGCCCGCTGCACGTGCGAATCCTGGTGGAGACCGCGATGGCGATGATCGACTTCATCCGCTCGGACGAACTGTCGCGCCTGTCGGTCTGTGAGGCCGATGACTGTGAGGGGGTGGTGCTCGACCTCACCCGCAACCGGTCGAAGATCTTCTGCTCGCCCACCTGCAGCAATGCCTCCGCAGTAGCCGCGTATCGGGAGCGTCAGCGCGCTAGCGCACGTCGATGA
- a CDS encoding DMT family transporter, translating to MTAVTDDRPIAVASTNARSGLLFAIISAVSFGGSGALGRGLIELGWTPGSAVLYRILVAAVALTIPTIFALRGRWHLLRADLGLVIGYGLIAVAGTQLFYFNAVQTMPVAMALLVEYAAPIAVVGYLWLRHGQRPSRLTAIGAAVAIAGLALVLDLLSGAQVDLQGMTWALLAMCGAAVYFILSARETHLPPLALAGAGLWVGAATMAIACLVGVVPYATATGSVQFSIGQVPWWVVLLGLGLVTAALAYSSGIAAARALGSRVASFVALMEVLFSLAFGAILLAQKPGLVQLLGGLLILGGVVLVKLGEPVPELEPDLPEPL from the coding sequence ATGACCGCTGTGACTGATGACCGACCGATTGCGGTTGCGAGCACCAACGCCCGCTCGGGCCTGCTCTTCGCGATCATCTCCGCTGTCTCGTTCGGCGGCTCCGGTGCGCTCGGTCGCGGACTCATCGAGTTGGGCTGGACGCCCGGTTCGGCGGTGCTCTACCGCATTCTCGTGGCGGCCGTCGCGCTCACCATCCCGACGATCTTCGCGCTGCGCGGGCGCTGGCACCTTCTGCGCGCCGACCTCGGACTCGTGATCGGGTACGGACTCATCGCGGTCGCCGGCACGCAGCTGTTCTACTTCAACGCGGTGCAGACGATGCCGGTCGCGATGGCGCTGCTGGTCGAGTACGCCGCGCCGATCGCCGTCGTCGGCTACCTGTGGTTGCGGCATGGGCAGCGTCCCAGCCGGCTCACCGCGATCGGTGCGGCGGTGGCCATCGCCGGTCTTGCGCTCGTCCTCGACCTGCTCTCCGGTGCACAGGTCGACCTGCAGGGCATGACGTGGGCCCTGCTGGCGATGTGTGGCGCGGCCGTCTACTTCATCCTGTCGGCGCGCGAGACGCACCTGCCACCGCTCGCGCTCGCTGGTGCCGGTCTCTGGGTGGGCGCCGCGACCATGGCCATCGCCTGCCTGGTCGGCGTGGTGCCCTACGCCACGGCGACCGGGTCGGTGCAGTTCTCGATCGGTCAGGTGCCCTGGTGGGTCGTGCTGCTGGGTCTTGGACTGGTCACGGCGGCGCTTGCCTACTCCTCAGGCATCGCTGCGGCGCGCGCCCTCGGATCACGCGTCGCATCCTTCGTGGCGCTGATGGAGGTGCTCTTCTCGCTCGCCTTCGGCGCGATCCTCCTGGCGCAGAAGCCCGGACTGGTGCAGCTTCTCGGTGGCTTGCTGATCCTCGGTGGCGTGGTGCTGGTCAAGCTCGGCGAACCCGTGCCCGAACTCGAACCCGACCTTCCCGAGCCGCTCTGA